In one Pleomorphomonas sp. T1.2MG-36 genomic region, the following are encoded:
- a CDS encoding carbohydrate ABC transporter permease: protein MTDLAPEQGGEASRRRPRRWHILVFLAPAVFIYTAVMILPLFETLRQSFFNVVDGEHVFVGFSNFATLFGDPRWAADFWNALGNNFVFFLIHMAVQNPIGIALAALLSLPGLRFAAFYRTAFFLPTLLSFVIVGFIWKLILSPIWGVAPWLMDLVGMKALFGPWLGKPGSALIAVSLVSVWQFIGIPMMLIYAALLNIPEEVIEAAEIDGITGWGQFFKIKLPLILPAIGIISILTFVGNFNAFDLVYTMQGALAGPDKATDILGTFLYRTFFGFQLQLGDQSMGATIATIMFLIILTGVCIYLFGIQRRIRRYQF from the coding sequence ATGACCGACCTTGCACCCGAACAGGGCGGGGAAGCCTCGCGGCGGCGGCCGCGGCGTTGGCATATCCTCGTCTTCCTCGCCCCTGCCGTCTTCATCTACACGGCGGTGATGATCCTGCCGCTCTTCGAGACGCTGCGGCAGTCCTTCTTCAACGTCGTCGACGGCGAGCACGTCTTCGTCGGCTTTTCGAACTTCGCGACATTGTTCGGCGACCCGCGCTGGGCGGCCGACTTCTGGAACGCGCTCGGCAACAACTTCGTGTTCTTTCTGATCCACATGGCGGTGCAGAACCCGATCGGCATCGCCCTCGCCGCGCTGCTGTCGCTGCCGGGCCTGAGGTTCGCCGCCTTCTACCGCACGGCCTTCTTCCTGCCGACGCTGCTGTCCTTCGTGATCGTCGGCTTCATCTGGAAGCTGATCCTGTCGCCGATCTGGGGCGTCGCCCCATGGCTGATGGATCTCGTCGGCATGAAGGCGCTGTTCGGCCCCTGGCTCGGCAAGCCGGGTTCGGCGCTAATCGCCGTGTCGCTGGTCTCGGTGTGGCAGTTCATCGGCATTCCGATGATGCTGATCTACGCCGCGCTCCTCAACATTCCCGAGGAGGTGATCGAGGCGGCCGAGATCGACGGCATCACCGGCTGGGGGCAGTTCTTCAAGATCAAGCTGCCGCTCATCCTGCCGGCCATCGGCATCATCTCGATCCTCACCTTCGTCGGCAACTTCAACGCCTTCGACCTCGTCTACACCATGCAGGGGGCGCTGGCCGGACCGGACAAGGCGACCGACATCCTCGGCACCTTCCTTTACCGCACCTTCTTCGGCTTCCAGCTTCAGCTCGGGGACCAGTCGATGGGCGCAACCATCGCCACCATCATGTTCCTGATCATCCTGACGGGTGTCTGCATCTACCTGTTCGGCATCCAGCGGCGCATCCGCCGTTACCAGTTCTGA
- a CDS encoding carbohydrate ABC transporter permease — translation MSKARQSTLRTSLVHVALIAYTLVALFPVFLTIINSFKSKQAIFGQPLRLPGPSTFSLIGYETVLKQGDFVTYFQNSTIVTVVSIFLVLLFGAMAAFALAEYRFRGNTMMGLYLAIGIMIPIRLGTVALLQGMVATGLVNTLTALVLVYTAQGLPLAIFILSEFMRTVSDDLKNAGRIDGLSEYSIFFRLVLPLVRPAMATVAVFTMIPIWNDLWFPLILAPGESTKTVTLGAQLFIGQFVTNWNAVLAALSLAIFPVLILYVIFSRQLIRGITSGAVK, via the coding sequence ATGTCCAAGGCAAGACAATCGACGCTGCGCACCAGCCTCGTCCATGTGGCGCTGATCGCCTACACGCTGGTGGCGCTGTTTCCGGTGTTTCTCACCATCATCAACTCGTTCAAGAGCAAACAGGCGATCTTCGGCCAGCCGCTCCGCCTGCCCGGCCCGTCGACCTTCAGCCTGATCGGCTACGAGACGGTGCTGAAGCAGGGCGACTTCGTCACCTACTTCCAGAACAGCACCATCGTCACGGTCGTCTCGATCTTCCTGGTGCTGCTGTTCGGCGCCATGGCCGCCTTCGCCCTGGCTGAGTATCGCTTCCGCGGCAACACGATGATGGGGCTCTATCTTGCCATCGGCATCATGATCCCGATCCGCCTGGGCACGGTGGCGCTGTTGCAGGGCATGGTGGCGACCGGCCTCGTCAACACGCTGACCGCCCTCGTCCTCGTCTACACGGCGCAAGGGTTGCCGCTCGCCATCTTCATCCTGTCGGAGTTCATGCGGACGGTGTCGGACGACCTCAAGAACGCCGGGCGCATCGACGGCCTCAGCGAGTACTCCATCTTCTTCCGCCTGGTGCTGCCGCTCGTCCGGCCGGCCATGGCGACGGTGGCGGTCTTCACCATGATCCCCATCTGGAACGACCTGTGGTTCCCGCTGATCCTGGCACCCGGCGAAAGCACCAAGACGGTGACGCTCGGCGCGCAGCTGTTCATCGGCCAGTTCGTCACCAACTGGAACGCCGTGCTGGCGGCGCTGTCGCTCGCCATCTTCCCGGTGCTCATCCTCTACGTCATCTTCTCGCGGCAACTCATCCGCGGCATTACCTCGGGAGCGGTCAAATGA
- a CDS encoding N-acetylmuramic acid 6-phosphate etherase, with translation MTAKLGTEDRDVNAKGFDTLPPTRILEVLAAAQVNAARSVEAAIPAIAKASERAAAALMSGHRLVYIGAGSSGLMALADCLELPGTYGIGLNEAIVVLAGGRDSLVDMLGTGEDDVEAGAADLAATGIDRGDCVIAVSASGSTPYTVAAVHAAKERGATVIGIANNDGAPLLQAADVAVLLRTPPEVVSGSTRMGAGTAQKIALNMLSTLMAVHLGHVHDGHMVNVRADNDKLRARAARIVSDITGISTDTATGLLRESRGSVKHAILLAAGAGDIEAANAALVEAGQNLRRAMSLVAKL, from the coding sequence ATGACGGCAAAGCTCGGCACCGAGGATCGCGATGTCAATGCGAAGGGGTTCGACACCCTGCCGCCGACGCGGATACTCGAAGTGCTCGCCGCGGCCCAGGTGAACGCGGCGCGAAGCGTCGAAGCCGCCATTCCCGCCATTGCCAAAGCATCCGAACGCGCCGCCGCCGCATTGATGTCGGGCCATCGCCTCGTCTACATCGGCGCCGGCAGCTCCGGTCTGATGGCGCTTGCCGACTGCCTGGAACTGCCCGGCACCTACGGCATCGGCCTTAACGAGGCCATCGTCGTTCTGGCCGGCGGCCGCGACAGTCTCGTCGACATGCTGGGAACGGGCGAAGACGATGTCGAGGCGGGAGCTGCCGATCTCGCGGCCACCGGCATCGACCGGGGCGACTGCGTGATCGCCGTGTCCGCCTCCGGCTCGACGCCCTACACGGTCGCCGCCGTCCACGCCGCCAAAGAGCGTGGCGCCACGGTGATCGGCATCGCCAATAACGACGGTGCACCGCTTCTTCAGGCCGCCGACGTGGCGGTTCTGCTCAGGACGCCGCCGGAAGTGGTGTCCGGCTCGACCCGCATGGGTGCCGGTACGGCGCAGAAGATCGCCCTCAACATGCTGTCGACGCTGATGGCCGTCCACCTCGGCCATGTCCACGACGGCCACATGGTCAACGTCAGGGCCGACAACGACAAGCTCAGGGCGCGCGCCGCCCGCATCGTGTCAGACATCACCGGAATTTCGACCGACACGGCAACAGGGCTCCTGCGGGAGAGCCGTGGCTCGGTCAAGCACGCCATTCTGCTCGCCGCCGGCGCGGGAGATATCGAGGCGGCCAATGCCGCTCTCGTCGAGGCCGGCCAAAACCTGCGTCGGGCGATGTCGCTCGTCGCAAAACTATAA
- a CDS encoding Gfo/Idh/MocA family protein yields MTSPVRVLSAGLGNMGRSHALAYHRNPGFEIAGLVNRTKVALPDELRGYEIAPSFPEALKALKPDMASISTYSESHADYAVMAMEQGCHVFVEKPLATTVADARRIIDCAVANKRKLVIGYILRHHPSWQRFIAEARALGGPYVFRMNLNQQSSGKTWETHKALMNTTAPIVDCGVHYIDVMCQVTDAEPTEVRGMGLRLSNEIAADMYNYGHLQVLFSDGSVGWYEAGWGPMMSEQAFFVKDIISPNGSASIVMREGKSDDVDAHTRTSTIRVHKAATGADGAFLAPDVDHTMSGEPGHQDLCELEQAYMLKAIVEDIDLTQHMNDALKSLAVCLAADESVRTGKPIKLQG; encoded by the coding sequence ATGACATCGCCCGTTCGGGTTCTCTCCGCCGGCCTCGGCAACATGGGCCGGAGCCACGCCCTCGCCTACCATCGCAATCCCGGCTTCGAGATCGCCGGCCTCGTCAACCGCACCAAGGTGGCGTTGCCGGACGAGCTCCGGGGCTATGAGATCGCGCCCTCCTTCCCGGAGGCGCTCAAGGCGCTCAAGCCCGACATGGCGTCGATCAGCACCTACTCGGAGAGCCACGCCGATTACGCGGTGATGGCCATGGAACAGGGTTGCCACGTCTTCGTGGAAAAGCCGCTGGCCACCACGGTGGCCGACGCGCGGCGGATCATCGACTGCGCCGTCGCCAACAAGCGCAAGCTCGTCATCGGCTACATCCTGCGCCACCACCCGTCCTGGCAGCGCTTCATCGCCGAGGCGCGGGCGCTGGGCGGCCCTTACGTGTTCCGCATGAACCTCAACCAGCAATCCTCGGGCAAGACCTGGGAGACGCACAAGGCGCTGATGAACACCACCGCACCGATCGTCGACTGCGGCGTGCACTACATCGACGTCATGTGCCAGGTGACCGACGCGGAGCCGACGGAAGTCCGGGGCATGGGCCTCCGCCTTTCCAACGAGATCGCGGCGGACATGTACAACTACGGCCACCTGCAGGTGCTGTTCTCGGACGGCTCGGTCGGCTGGTACGAGGCCGGCTGGGGGCCGATGATGTCCGAGCAGGCCTTCTTCGTGAAGGATATCATCTCGCCCAACGGCTCGGCCTCCATCGTCATGAGGGAGGGCAAGTCGGACGACGTCGACGCCCATACCCGCACCTCGACCATCCGCGTCCACAAGGCGGCGACCGGTGCCGACGGCGCCTTCCTTGCGCCCGACGTCGACCACACCATGTCCGGCGAGCCGGGTCATCAGGACCTCTGCGAGCTCGAACAGGCCTACATGCTGAAGGCGATCGTCGAGGATATCGACCTTACCCAGCACATGAACGACGCCCTGAAATCGCTGGCCGTCTGCCTCGCCGCCGACGAGAGCGTCCGCACCGGCAAGCCGATCAAATTGCAAGGATAA
- a CDS encoding ABC transporter substrate-binding protein, producing MYRTTLQGILLASSILAGVGTAMAADVTLNIESWRNDDLQIWQEKIIPAFEAKHPGIKVTFSPSAPTEYNAALNAKLDAGSAGDLVACRPFDTSLELFNKGKLEDLTALEGMKNFSDVAKSAWSTDDGAKTFCVPMASVIHGFIYNKEAFEKVGAEVPKTVDQFFAVLEKLKADGTYIPMAMGTKDMWEAATMGYQNIGPTYWKGEEGRKALIAGTQKLTDDPWVEPYRVLAKWKPYLGDGFEAQTYPDSQNLFTLGRAAIYPAGSWEISLFNTAGLKLGAFPPPVAKDGDACYISDHNDIAMGLNAASAHKEEAKVFLEWVASPEFASIYANALPGFFSLNSTAVEMSDPLAKEFVSWRETCKPTIRSTYQILSRGTPNLENETWAESANVINGTDTPEVAAKKLQDGLDSWYKPAK from the coding sequence ATGTATCGCACTACGTTGCAGGGTATCCTGCTGGCATCGAGCATCCTCGCCGGCGTCGGCACGGCCATGGCGGCCGATGTCACGCTCAACATCGAGAGCTGGCGCAACGACGACCTTCAGATCTGGCAGGAAAAGATCATTCCGGCCTTCGAGGCCAAGCATCCGGGTATCAAGGTCACCTTCTCGCCGAGCGCGCCGACCGAATACAACGCGGCGCTCAATGCCAAGCTCGACGCGGGCTCGGCCGGCGATCTCGTCGCCTGCCGGCCGTTCGACACGTCGCTCGAACTGTTCAACAAGGGCAAGCTCGAAGATCTGACGGCCCTCGAAGGCATGAAGAACTTCTCCGACGTCGCCAAGTCCGCGTGGAGCACTGACGACGGCGCGAAGACCTTCTGCGTGCCGATGGCGTCCGTCATCCATGGCTTCATCTACAACAAGGAAGCCTTCGAGAAGGTCGGCGCCGAGGTTCCGAAGACCGTCGACCAGTTCTTCGCGGTCCTCGAGAAGCTGAAGGCCGACGGCACCTACATTCCGATGGCCATGGGCACCAAGGACATGTGGGAAGCCGCCACGATGGGCTACCAGAACATCGGGCCGACCTACTGGAAGGGCGAGGAAGGCCGCAAAGCGCTGATCGCCGGCACCCAGAAGCTGACCGACGATCCGTGGGTCGAACCCTATCGCGTGCTCGCCAAGTGGAAGCCGTACCTCGGCGATGGCTTCGAGGCCCAGACCTACCCGGACAGCCAGAACCTGTTCACGCTCGGCCGCGCCGCCATCTACCCGGCCGGTTCTTGGGAAATCTCGCTGTTCAACACCGCCGGCCTGAAGCTCGGCGCCTTCCCGCCGCCGGTCGCGAAAGACGGGGATGCCTGCTACATCTCCGACCACAACGACATCGCCATGGGCCTCAACGCGGCCAGCGCCCACAAGGAGGAAGCCAAGGTGTTCCTCGAGTGGGTGGCCTCGCCCGAGTTCGCCTCGATCTACGCCAACGCGCTGCCGGGCTTCTTCAGCCTGAACTCGACGGCCGTCGAGATGAGCGATCCGCTGGCCAAAGAGTTCGTCTCCTGGCGCGAGACCTGCAAGCCGACCATCCGTTCGACCTATCAGATCCTGTCGCGCGGCACGCCCAACCTCGAGAACGAGACCTGGGCTGAATCGGCCAACGTGATCAACGGCACCGACACGCCGGAAGTCGCCGCCAAAAAGCTGCAGGACGGCCTCGACAGCTGGTACAAGCCGGCCAAGTGA